ataaataataataaaaaaaaaattaaaaagttaaaaattcgTCGGTCGCCCCTGTTTGGGCATTTCATTAAGAACCTGATGAACCTCCACTAGATATCCACATTTCCTATACATAACCACAAGACAATTCCCAAAAAATAGGTTAGAATCGAGACCCCTCTTGCTAATAGTATCGTGAATCTGCAGCCCGGCCATCAAATTATTGGAGCCAAGACAAGCTTTAAGAACACAGGGAAATGTATAGTGATCAGGTCTAACATCTCGTTTAGACATAtcattataaataaaaataccaTCTTGATAGAACTTGTTATTCATATAGCTCCTGATCATGACATTATAAACTGCCACGTCCCTGTCAGGTATTTTGTCGAACAGTTGGCGAATCACATCGGGTTGGCCACAAGTGGCAAAAGCACGCATCAATTTGATGGCAAGAGACGTGTTGCAACATAGAACCGGATTGAGAATGATCTTGGAATGTAGTTTTTTCAGTGTTTTGATATCTGGGGGTCGGTCCAATATATGACTGGAGGAAACTTCGTCTAAATGGAAAGTGTAGCACTGCTGGGGGGGttttagtgtgtgtatatatggaTTGGCAGTTTAATAAGGGAGGAAAAGGCAAAGGGGGCTTGCAATCGGTGACATGAAATATCAGAGTACAACTTTCTTGAAGATTGTTCACGTTCACATAGCTCAGTCATGGGGACTCCATGAATCCTGCATAGAATTGCTTTCTAGTTTAGAGTGGACGACTAAGGAAGAGAGGGAAACAGTTACATTTGGGCCCTATAAACTTTTCTCCCTCCATGAGAACATAAAGCTAGTTCCCATCAAAGAGATGACTGATGTTCTCACGGTTGAATGCGAAGCAGTTGATATTGCCAGAGGTACTTGGGTCAGAATGAAGAGAGGAAGAAATATTGAgggaaattttgaaagaagaaactAATTTATATTCCACCTGTATGTACTCCATGTCCTGAATAGAATGCCGGTTAtatgttatcaatgtttagtatttagaagaaaaaaaatgtaaattctttttccaaaattaattttaaaatgttTAATAAgattaagtgggcgtttggacataagaattgtaaaatttcaaaaaaaaaaatcaaggcaaaaatggtagtatttgaaaattagagttgtgtttggacattaATATAATTTGggattgtttttgaagttttgtgattGCTGAgtgaaaattattaaaaaataattttttagaattttttaaattttcaaaaaaaattaaagttaTCTTCAAAtgaaaaaattggaaattttatggccgaaaaaaaggtaaaaaaatttcggaaaaaattgaaaaaaatcttatgtccaaacaggctctaaataaaataaaaatacaataggATGTAAGACTTTGACGAAACAAGCGCTTGCCAGTTTGACAAAATAGTAGGGTATTAGTTACAGAAAAAGATATATTAGGTGTTTACAAAGTGGTCGTGTAAAAGGAAAATCAAAGGAAAGTATGTATTAAGTTTTTTGAAATCGTTAAGGGTCTGAATTGTCCTTCTACTATCATAAATAGGCCTTATTTACCTCTCGTTTAAGTTTTCTATTAAAAACATCCCTACAGTTATACATTAGGTTCATATTTACCCCTTACACGTTAAAAACACCCTCCCATCTCTTTAAAATCCACGTGGCATTATTGGACCAACTAACCCGgcccctttttttttaattcaaacccACCCCGATCCCAGCAACAGAGTAGCTACCGCCCTACTCTACATCTTTTCCCTCTTCTGTATAGCTAAATCCACAAATTAGTTTACAGAGTGTTCTAGTATCCTTTTTTCCTTGGCCAGCGAGCGAAAATTTCTCCATCTCCAAAGACAAGAGAACTAGTGCATATGCCTTATTCTTTTAGGTTGATAGTAGTGCTTATATTCCACACATACAAAAATGCAAGAAATTCGCTATTAAAGCAGAACTTGAACGTGTTTTTCTTTGTTGGATTTTTTATATTCCTATGCCATATAGTAAGCTATATTACCCTCCATGCTTAACTTTTAACATAATTACCTTCtatatacctaattaccatttatgtaccattttaggattttaatggtattaattagtctCCTAATTTTACTCAACCGTATATTCTCACTcccccaagtttctctctccaaatccccacgatttcctcttcaaacacccacgatttcctcttctaaaaccagcgaaaatctgtaacccctctaccattgacaaccattaaaaagctttgaattctaatttgggttttcaaaagacattgtttgtttggattggatgttgttgcaaagaattgagaattctctctacgtctctttCTATCTcgcaatcccaaatttcagtaatataagaggaaaggaaaagagagcatcaattccaccattgacagccattaaaaagttttgaagctttgaattcaaatttgggttttcaaaaataattatttgtttggattgggtgttgttgtaaataattgggaatatggtttggagtttatatcttaattttgaggggttttggtgaagattagacttggttttggctgagtttcagattgaaactcgtcgaagaagaagaagaagaagaagaagaagaagaagaagcaagaagaagaagaagaagaagaagaagaagaagaagaagaagaagaagaagaagaagaagaagaagaagaagaagaagaagaagaagaagaagaagaagaagacatgacatacattatattgcagaaatgtagataaattgtagaaaaattatagagaaattgtagactgttgtttatttatttttgatctttgtgtttttgtgttaaaagttttgatgAGAGCTTGTTATTCCATTtcgtctgttttggagctaacttgtgcagaggagaagatgttttttaagttatatatattgctatacctttaaattcaagaaagtatggttgtattgtacttaaagaggcgtgaatttgtagaataggttgaatgtgaggaatgagccaaataagactcacaatggcttattttctacatttaatctacaacaaaactacatatcatttgaaaaattaatatgaaaatacataatttcaatgtttctacaaattatgtacaaaatttctacaaactgttcataaccgaatttatctttattttcatgcatattcgtctggaacactaaagttacttgatatgccaacatctccggttatagaggaatacaacttatttacaattttctacaactttcacacattattttcacccagtgaaatacaactacaataacataaaacttacatacaaattttatacaaaatttatacaatatgtcttttgtatattttgtatctgatttatacatagtaaaaacaattttcatacaactaattatatattatacaacttatctacaaattatctacaattttcgtacattatttctactcagttatatacaactacaatataataccacttaaatataatttttatacaatgttgttcaactttcatacaatatgtaaatgaataaaagaaaaataaacaaacaatagtctacaatttttctataatttctgcaatataatgtatgtcatgtcttcttcttcttcgagtttcaatccaaaattcagccaaaaccaagtctaatcttcaccaaaacttctcaaaattgagatataaactccaaaccacaTTTCCAATTATTTTCAGCAACACCTAATCCAAACAAAtagtgatttttgaaaacccaaatttgaattcaaagcttcaaagctttttaatggttgtcaatggtagaattgttgctttcttttcctttgctttgtattactgaaatttggataTAATTGCgtttgttgcagaagaattgtagaagatttagtcgtttttgatttgtgaaatcagaAAAAAGGTTGAAACATAGTGTATCGCAAAAACAGAGTATGGAAAATTTGAAACGAATCTGACAATAATTATGAATGTGCGTGATTTGTGTTGTAGAAGgtctggaagaatatttaattccccaattttagcgcgcctaaataaggaaacctatagctacaatgattccttatttaataaattgtctatattttgtagaaatactattacCATGGTGagtaatatgcaaactatgaacatatttggtactatagtttcctatatggtataggaacgaaaatttATCTTCTTTGTTTTCCCCATAAGCTGAAAAATAATGCTCACTTCTTTCGCTCAAAGCTCTGGTTTAGTAAAGAACAGAAGTTGTGGGTCTCTTATACAGAGTAAGTTACATTCCCACTAAAAAGTTCAAAACGTATAAGGCTGTAGTTTTGTTGCTGGGATCGGGGCGGGTCAGTTGGTCCAATAAGGGGATGCCACATGTATTTTAAAAGATGTGAGGGTATTTTTAACGTGTAAGGGATAAATATGAATCTTATGTATAATGGTAGGGATATTTTTGATAGAAAACTCAAACGAAGGATAAATAAGACCTATTTATGATAGTAATGGAGCAAATCAGACCTTTGAAATTAAACTATTTCTGGATGCTCTGAGTAGTCTCTCTCTAATGATGGTTTTGTTTTCCAGAACCCCTATTATTCTAGTAACTTAAACAAATAAGAGAGAAAATCATTTTACCTTGTTTTTCCTATTTCCACTTTAGCTTCTCTACTAAATCACTTCTTTTGTGGGTTTACCACATCAGATCGTATTATTACATGTTGAGTGAAAATATGCTTATCGACATCTTGCTGTATGTAAAATATGCCTATCCTCACCGTATGAAAGGAAACCAGTGATATTGCATTGCTAGCAGTTGCATTTTAGTTGGCTGTCAGCTATGACAACTAGCCCTGCTCAATTTCTACATTAAATGAGGAAAACCAGTTTTTGTTATTAACATTTTCCTGCCAGTGCAGGAAATGTTTTCTATATCTACAAAATTATTCAACAAAGTTAAATAACATGCTTCGCTTTTCCATCTAATTAGAGACAGCATGCTTCACTCGCTACAACAGTATTCCTCTAATGAGAGTCATAGCTACAATACTGGTGCAACTTGTCATCATCAATCCTGAAAGAGAGCCTTGGAAACAGAAGAAGAGCTCTGTTTTAGCTTTTCATCCTCTTCACCAGCATTTTGAGAGAATGACCAGTTTTTTCCACTCATTGGTGTCTCATATACTACACTTCCGTAACCTCTTTTCCTCTCCTTCCTCTTCAGTTCCTTCTGCTCTTCACACTTTGTTTTTACAACATTAAGCTGCTTCGGGGCCCAGACTCTTTGCAGATCTGGCATCCTTGTGAAAGATCCAAATCGTCGAGCCTTCTCTCTCCTATCACGAGCTTCACTTAACTTGCGGGCATGATCCCCAACTTTAATCCCTTGGGAGCTCTCACCAGCGTCTTCTGGTGGTTGGCAAGACTCATCCTCTGCTGATCGTGTGTAGTTGGCTTCAGCCGTTTCATACCTATCTTGTTTATCCCTCCAAGACTGATTACTGTCCTCGCTGTTGAATAGAAAGGACTGTTTTTCATCTTCATCACCAAATGGAAGTAGATCCATTTGTGTGTAGATTCTATTCACAACATCTTCGAGAATGTCCTTGTACCTGAATCATGTGAGGATTTCTAAGTTATATTTCAGGTAACAGTCCTACCAGGGCGCTGCATGAGTTTTCTTATATATGAAAAGCAAACAAGAGCCAGTTCTAACAATAACAGAGCGATTGGTTTAAACTCTGATGGCACAGACAATGAAACTTGTACACTGTAATTCATGAACTAGGTACTGAAGTTAAGCAATGGAGTTATCTGAGAAGTTCAGTGTAGCAGACTTTAGTTTTATAGTAAATGAAAAGCTGGCCATCTTGTAGTAAATTTACACTTAACATGGTTTTGCTTAAAACCAGACAGGAAAAATCCCTAATAGGTAAAGTAGGACTACAAAGTAGAAGACTAATTGAAGTTTCTTAAGAAGAATGAAGGTTCTAAAAATTAGAGAAGTTCATGAAACAGAATGCTAATGTAGTCAAATAACAGCTAGAGCACGATGATGATATCAAAATAATACTTTGATGGTCTATAGAGCTATAGTAGGTTTAATCTTAGAGAATTATTAACTTATCTTGATAGGATAAAGCAAGGAAACAAGGGGAAAAAATGATTGGGGTTGGTGAAATAAGATGATTGAGAGGACAAAAGGTGACCTACTTCTCATGGTGAATTCTTGTCAGGACAAACACCAAAAGGGAATACAGAAATGAAACTTGCCGTGAGACATGAATCAGATCGTCATAACTATAGAGAAAAACAACCTCTTTATTTCAAAGCAAAATATTTACCTTGTCCTAATATTGCGTTCAACATAATCATAGAGACTAACACGACCATGAATACCTCCTTCAACAAGGTATTGAATGATCTCCAAAAAGGAGCAGATCTCTTTAACAAGCTTCTGCTTCGACGACGACTTAATACTCTCAGAAAAGGTTGATCGAAGGATTTCCATCCGAAGCAATATCTGCAATTCAAATCTtatgcaaattaaggaaaatgcaCTAAAGAACAATATTAATTCCTTTACTTGATAAAGCAGAATTTAAGGTGTAATAATTCTAAACTAGTGCTGAAAGAAACTAATGAAAGGATACTCTCGAACAATACTTTCTGAGGTTGAACTGAAATCAGATACTTCAGAGGAGGGATCCTCATGTTTCAGCTTCTCTTTCATTTGTTTGGGCTTTCTTAGCAAGAACTTCATAAGTTCAGGAAGGGCACTTTTGGCACATGAATCACTTGCTTTTGGAATTCGGGATTGGCCTCGTATAGTGTCATCTGTCTCATACTTCTTAGATAATGCATGTACTGATGACTTCACTAGTCGCTCTGCTAAAGTGTGCAAGTCTCTTCCAGATTGTAGGCCATGCTGGATTTTCATTGGTAGATTAGTGAAGAAGGCTTCTGCAGTTTCTGAGTATACCAGAGGTGCATCTCCCTCCAGCATGAGGGTTGAATCAGAGGGAAAATGTATAGAAAGTGGCTGTTCCGGCTGTATTTTACATGAATCTGCAGCTGTTAGCAAGCAGGTGCTAGACTTCTTGATCTGTTTCATCCAGCACTTCAAGAATTTCAGCTTCTTTGATTTCTCAATTTGTCTGGCAAAACAAAGCTCTACCAACTCAAAATCATTACACTCAAATGCTGCCTTGAGGAATGAACTCAAAGTCAAATCCCGGGTTGAAGACttcttattcttttctcttttcccgACCCCTAGTGGTTCACAATTGGCAGATGTTGAAGACTTGGTTTGGGAGCCAATCAACCCCAGAGAGTCGTTGATTTCATTAGAGCTTCCACAGATCCTGTCATTCATCTGCTTTGAGTTTGATCCACAATTAGCTTCTTTTTTCATATTATGACCTTCCATGCTTGAAAGAAGAGCCAATTGCACTGTCAAAGGTCTGAGGACACCCGTTATTGTATTTCCATTGCTACTAGATAGAGTTACTAAAGCCCAATAGCTTTCTTTATACAAAAAACTGAGAAGAATTTTCCACATGACTGTGGAATTTCCTGGGGCATGCTGACCCTTCACTCCAAATAGTACATCAAGGACTCCATCAACGAAAGTATCGCTACAGTATTTACTTTTGCATCTGGTTGACTCC
This sequence is a window from Nicotiana sylvestris chromosome 3, ASM39365v2, whole genome shotgun sequence. Protein-coding genes within it:
- the LOC104237691 gene encoding uncharacterized protein; the encoded protein is MAEPVDYSKTQRIVLLIDLYPLLTLQNPSNHYLTSILVTSTRLLTFPSLSNSLFAFKLFFSSLSPLRSSSAVNRLFPNLSVASIAFNHPSQTLNSITEILNSLSLPIELEPNYPRACHTSGSLLQLVNDYAWESEIESPPGKLTGEIPKISRNLVILFSPICRSLSNVAEYMNVNVNSEICKDFEGFMVKFNEIFGLVRSSFYNRSIHFSWIDLKDFKKEGEKVEFVDEGEWSSMLENGIRNLGWGISSTNSIVLGSALIPFGLIYPEIGASFDFMKSIGSSDRSSAQLNLEILDVNGKPLECKFCDLELLNFTTLPRLRSEDILNTLGFGDKRNEGCDREELFWSCLGEGSVTMHLKAVKKYNVGEKIEGCSSSYVLVQESTRCKSKYCSDTFVDGVLDVLFGVKGQHAPGNSTVMWKILLSFLYKESYWALVTLSSSNGNTITGVLRPLTVQLALLSSMEGHNMKKEANCGSNSKQMNDRICGSSNEINDSLGLIGSQTKSSTSANCEPLGVGKREKNKKSSTRDLTLSSFLKAAFECNDFELVELCFARQIEKSKKLKFLKCWMKQIKKSSTCLLTAADSCKIQPEQPLSIHFPSDSTLMLEGDAPLVYSETAEAFFTNLPMKIQHGLQSGRDLHTLAERLVKSSVHALSKKYETDDTIRGQSRIPKASDSCAKSALPELMKFLLRKPKQMKEKLKHEDPSSEVSDFSSTSESIVREFELQILLRMEILRSTFSESIKSSSKQKLVKEICSFLEIIQYLVEGGIHGRVSLYDYVERNIRTRYKDILEDVVNRIYTQMDLLPFGDEDEKQSFLFNSEDSNQSWRDKQDRYETAEANYTRSAEDESCQPPEDAGESSQGIKVGDHARKLSEARDRREKARRFGSFTRMPDLQRVWAPKQLNVVKTKCEEQKELKRKERKRGYGSVVYETPMSGKNWSFSQNAGEEDEKLKQSSSSVSKALFQD